From a region of the Primulina eburnea isolate SZY01 chromosome 7, ASM2296580v1, whole genome shotgun sequence genome:
- the LOC140835821 gene encoding uncharacterized protein, with protein MPPKRKNIEGDDRTSSTDKTVKVVDEFSKLLKEQAKVHGEQIQQLLSMHTSTQGHGRGRVLGTTESSEDGAYDRFRRMNPPDFVGGFDPLVALEWIESLEAIFDYLKFNDQDKVSCAVFMLVKAARIWWEATKVTVNVRELKWDAFKELFYTKYFSREVKEKKMKEFLELRQAAMTVNEYTFKFEEGCVFVLFIAENDKDKGEHFIRGLRPEIRRDVHMAKVVSYQDIAERALLAELDEQEIEKERQLRRQTFQARSQGSSPSSRGGFKGKGKLEQRNKPSLPSSDTERPLCRKCGKPHKGECLIGSGRCYRCKEMGHTAQKCPLSADKGKVQGRIFSMTKEGVNPDSSVISGKILIFGKEALTLIDTGATHTFISEVFMHSISFEPTVMPLHFNIVLPSGDEICPTNIIKACPVQTVKFLADDHDSGVFVGLGSSMSIPIISCLQANKLSHKGSMGFLASVVDVQKESNIKLQDIDVVQLQFPSLHTEWLLLQMKELKTQLQELLDKGFIRPSSSPWGAPVLFVKKKDGSLRLCIDYRELNKTRELHREHLRIVLQLLRDKQLYAKLKKCEFCLEQVAFFGHIVSKEGISVDPSNIESINQWSIPKTVSEVRSFLGLAGYYRRFIADFSKIALPLKSLTRKAIKFEWTIECQQAFQTLKDKLTSAPVLVLPCGTEDFVVNTDASKQGLGAVLMQRGKVIAYASRTVARLSSLVLHSTLFDRILKEQQLDAQLLDLKRKSNMSGVSEFGFNRDGLLTFRSRICVPMGDDIRKEVLLEAHTAPYSVHPGSTKMYQDLRRLYWWPALYGRKCRSPLYWEEVGERKMLGPELVQQTADVVALIQERMKTAQSRQKNYADVRRRPLIFEVGDHVFIKIAPLKEVMRFGKKGKLSPRYIGPFEILDKIEDRAYRLALPQILDRVHNIFHVSMLRKYLSNPSHVIRYESLDLLPNLSYEEVPVQILDRKVKVLRTK; from the exons ATGCCTCCCAAGAGAAAGAATATAGAAGGGGATGATAGGACCTCTTCTACTGATAAGACAGTGAAGGTTGTTGATGAGTTTAGTAAGCTATTGAAAGAGCAAGCAAAGGTTCACGGTGAGCAAATCCAACAGTTATTGAGCATGCACACCTCGACTCAGGGTCATGGTCGTGGTAGAGTTCTAGGCACAACAGAAAGTTCTGAAGATGGTGCCTATGATCGTTTTAGAAGAATGAACCCTCCTGATTTTGTGGGTGGTTTTGATCCATTGGTGGCTCTAGAATGGATCGAGTCTTTAGAAGCCATTTTCGACTATTTGAAGTTCAATGATCAAGACAAGGTTAGTTGTGCAGTTTTTATGTTGGTCAAAGCAGCACGTATTTGGTGGGAAGCCACCAAAGTTACAGTGAATGTTCGTGAATTGAAGTGGGATGCATTCAAAGAGCTTTTCTACACCAAATATTTTTCTCGAGAGGTTAAAGAAaagaagatgaaagaatttctcGAGTTGCGACAAGCTGCCATGACTGTCAATGAGTATACTTTCAAATTTGAAGAAGGTTGTGTCTTTGTGCTTTTCATCGCCGAGAACGATAAAGATAAAGGAGAGCACTTTATTCGCGGCTTGAGACCCGAGATTCGACGAGATGTTCACATGGCTAAAGTGGTTTCTTATCAAGATATTGCTGAAAGGGCACTGCTAGCTGAACTTGATGAGCAAGAGATTGAAAAAGAAAGGCAGTTGAGAAGACAAACCTTTCAAGCTAGGAGTCAAGGTTCAAGTCCTTCTAGTCGAGGCGGCTTCAAAGGGAAAGGCAAGTTGGAGCAACGCAATAAGCCTTCTTTGCCTTCATCAGATACGGAGCGACCCTTATGTCGCAAGTGTGGAAAGCCACACAAGGGGGAATGTTTGATTGGAAGTGGCCGGTGTTATAGATGTAAAGAAATGGGACACACAGCACAAAAATGTCCTCTTTCGGCAGATAAAGGAAAGGTTCAGGGCAGAATATTTTCAATGACAAAAGAAGGTGTCAATCCTGATTCTTCAGTAATATCaggtaaaattttaatattcggTAAGGAAGCACTTACCTTGATTGACACTGGAGCAactcatacttttatttctgaagtGTTTATGCATTCTATATCTTTTGAACCTACTGTTATGCCATTACACTTCAATATTGTGTTGCCCTCTGGGGATGAAATTTGTCCCACTAATATTATCAAGGCATGTCCTGTACAA ACGGTGAAATTTTTAGCCGATGACCATGATAGTGGTGTGTTTGTTGGTCTAGGCTCTTCCATGAGTATTCCCATTATCTCTTGTCTGCAAGCCAATAAATTGTCGCACAAAGGTTCTATGGGTTTTCTGGCTTCCGTGGTTGATGTGCAAAAGGAAAGTAATATAAAATTACAGGATATTGATGTG GTACAGCTCCAATTTCCAAGTCTCCATACAGAATGGCTCCTACTgcaaatgaaagaattgaagactCAATTGCAggagctattagataaaggttttatCCGACCTAGTTCCTCAccgtggggagctccagttttatttgtgaagaaaaaggatggatcttTACGATTATGTATTGACTACCGAGAACTCAACAag ACACGAGAACTTCATCGTGAGcatttgaggattgtgttgcagctGTTGAGGGATAAGCAATTGTATGCCAAGttaaagaaatgtgagttctgttTGGAGCAGGTGGCATTTTTTGGCCACATCGTTTCGAAAGAAGGAATATCTGTTGATCCATCCAATATTGAGTCCATTAATCAATGGTCTATTCCCAAGACAGTCTCAGAAGTAagaagttttcttggtttggcagggTATTACCGTAGGTTCATAGCAGACTTTTCAAAGATAGCTTTGCCATTGAAGAGTTTGACAAGGAAGGCTATCAAGTTCGAATGGACCATTGAGTGCCAACAAGCCTTCCAAAcattgaaagataagttgacttcTGCCCCTGTTTTAGTACTTCCTTGTGGTACTGAAGATTTTGTTGTAAATACTGATGCTTCTAAGCAGGGGTTAGGTGCCGTATTGATGCAGCGCGGGaaagtgatagcttatgcttctc GTACAGTTGCTCGATTGTCTTCTCTAGTTCTTCACTCAACTTTATTTGATCGAATTTTGAAGGAACAACAACTGGATGCTCAGTTATTAGATTTGAAGAGGAAAAGTAATATGTCAGGTGTTTCTGAGTTTGGGTTTAATCGTGATGGTTTGTTGACCTTTAGAAGCAGGATATGTGTTCCTATGGGTGATGACATTCGAAAAGAGGTACTTCTTGAAGCTCATACTGCACCATATTCTGTACATCCCggtagtaccaagatgtaccaaGATCTTCGACGTCTTTACTGGTGGCccg ctttatatggaaggaagtgccGATCTCCTCTTTATTGGGAAGAGGTAGGTGAAAGGAAGATGTTGGGCCCGGAGTTggttcaacaaacagcagatgttGTAGCATTGATACAAGAGCGAATGAAGACCGCTCAATCTAGACAGAAGAATTATGCCGATGTTCGACGACGGCCTTTGAttttcgaggttggcgatcatgtttttattaaaatagcTCCTCTCAAGGAAGTTATGCGATTTGGTAAGAAAGGTAAGTTaagtcctcgatacattggaccTTTTGAAATTCTTGATAAGATTGAAGATCGTGCCTATCGTCTTGCATTACCACAGATCTTGGATAGAGTTCACAACatatttcatgtttctatgctcCGTAAGTATCTTTCTAATCCATCTCATGTTATTCGGTACGAATCATTGGATCTTTTACCTAACTTGAGTTACGAGGAAGTGCCggttcaaattcttgatcgcaaAGTGAAAGTGCTAAGGACTAAATAA